Proteins encoded together in one Salmo trutta chromosome 3, fSalTru1.1, whole genome shotgun sequence window:
- the LOC115174549 gene encoding ras-GEF domain-containing family member 1C, with protein MPQTVCPAAGTMFTPSGFSPHLASTCSEADPVIEDEGGPQEAQGPGACLAEGPSITSASLDTLIQHLVPTTDYYPEKAYVFTFLLSARLFISPPELLARLCETCIKQQQLDQSPLDMAKVRKFGPKILQLLTEWTETFPTDFREEKMVGLFKDIIHRIAPCDEAYWKTLNQVLQTLSQKLAAIAQGEECIVKVNASSVSSISDKLVAFKTKSPPIQKEMLSICNDPYTLAQQLTHIELEHLSHIGPEEFVQAFVQKDKLDSTQPCFSEQKKKTTNLEAYVRWFNRLCYLVATEICMPAKKKQRAQVIEFFIDVARECFNIGNFNSLMAIISGMNMSPVSRLKKTWGKAKTAKFFILEHQMDPTGNFYNYRTALRGAAHRSQTANSNREKIVIPFFSLLIKDIYFLNEGCANRLPNGHVHFAKFVELARQVGEFMTWKQMECPFETDRSILHYLHTAPIFSEDGLYLASYESESPENQVEKDRWKALRSNILGKTKELKELREHHGS; from the exons ATGCCCCAGACTGTGTGCCCAGCAGCAGGCACCATGTTCACCCCCAGTGGCTTCAGCCCCCACCTGGCCTCCACCTGCTCTGAGGCTGACCCGGTGATCGAGGACGAAGGGGGCCCTCAGGAGGCTCAGGGACCTGGGGCTTGCCTGGCCGAAGGACCCTCCATCACCTCCGCCTCCCTGGACACTCTCATCCAGCATCTTGTGCCCACCACAGACTACTACCCAGAG AAAGCCTACGTGTTTACGTTCCTGCTGAGTGCTCGTCTGTTCATCTCTCCTCCTGAGTTACTGGCCAGACTCTGTGAGACCTGCATCAAACAACAGCAGCTGGACCAGAGTCCACTGGACatg gctAAAGTGAGGAAGTTTGGTCCCAAGATCCTGCAGCTGCTAACAGAGTGGACAGAGACGTTCCCCACAGACTTCAGAGAGGAGAAGATGGTGGGCCTGTTCAAAGACATTATCCACAGGATAGCACCCTGTGatgag GCGTACTGGAAGACACTGAATCAGGTCCTGCAAACCCTGAGCCAGAAGCTGGCAGCCATCGCCCAGGGAGAGGAGTGCATCGTCAAAGTGAACGCCTCCTCAGTCTCCTCAATCTCTGACAAGCTGGTGGCCTTCAAGACCAAGTCTCCACCCATCCAGAAGGAAATGCTGTCTATCTGCAACGACCCTTACACActtgcacagcaactcacccatATAGAACTG GAACATCTGAGTCACATCGGCCCTGAAGAGTTTGTACAAGCCTTTGTTCAGAAAGACAAACTGGATAGCACTCAG CCGTGTTTCAGTGAGCAGAAGAAGAAGACCACTAACTTGGAGGCTTATGTCAGGTGGTTCAACAGGCTGTGCTACCTGGTGGCCACTGAGATCTGCATG CCTGCTAAGAAGAAGCAGAGAGCCCAGGTGATTGAGTTCTTCATCGATGTTGCCAGAGAGTGCTTCAACATCGGCAACTTCAACTCCCTCATGGCCATCATCT CTGGTATGAATATGAGTCCTGTGTCTCGGCTGAAGAAGACCTGGGGGAAAGCCAAGACTGCCAAGTTCTTCATTCTGGAG CATCAGATGGACCCTACTGGAAACTTCTACAACTACAGAACAGCACTGAGGGGAGCTGCCCACAGGTCCCAGACTGCTAATAGCAACAGGGAGAAG ATTGTGATTCCCTTCTTCAGCCTACTGATCAAAGATATCTACTTCCTGAATGAGGGATGTGCCAACCGCTTGCCCAATGGCCATGTCCATTTTGCG aaatttgtggagttggcTCGTCAGGTGGGAGAGTTTATGACGTGGAAACAGATGGAGTGTCCATTTGAGACAGACAGGAGCATCCTACACTACCTCCACACTGCTCCCATCTTCAGTGAGGACG GACTCTATCTGGCATCCTATGAGAGTGAGAGTCCAGAGAACCAGGTGGAGAAGGACAGATGGAAAGCACTCAG